The DNA region CAAATCATCCACACAGACAACCTGAGCTCAGGTGGTCTTGggagtttttctaacatttttttcattgttttgaagTGGCACTGAGGTGGAAAGTGAATCTGACTCTCTGCTGTGAGTTTCCACAGGAACCCTCCAACCGTGCTGTATCATGTAATTGCAGAATAGCTCAGACAGCATCTGGGCCTCCTATCCGGCGAGAGCGACAGGTAGCTCAGTGCATAATTCCCCTGATTGACTCTACTCTGACATTTGGCTGGATTACTCGACATTCCCTCTATGATCCCAACAGAAGAGAATCGTCAGTGTCCTCCGGTGTGACTGAGGGTTCCCAGAAAACCCTCTTCTCAGAGTTCTTAGCTgaaattccttttttattattgctggCTGCCTCtacgtgtgcgtgtgcgtgtgtgtgtataagtATGCATTGTATGCGTGTGTTTTTGGAGTCAAAAACTTGTCCTCGGGATGGCCTCATCGGCACATCTGAGAACCTTTGGATCTTAAGAAAATGTCACTGAGCCTTCAGGCAAGAAGTGATAGGGGTTTGATATCAGTTTCAAAGACAGACGTAGTCATGCGCCACCACAAAAATGCACACAGAAACAGTATTGTTAAATGCTGCTccactttaatttaattgagGACCTGGTTGTGTTTTGTCtggtttattatatttatttctaattattattgataatagaaataaagaaagcatCCACCTGAATTTGAACTGATGTCCTGACTCATTAATTAGttactttaaacaaacaatTGATCATCTCCTACCACGGTGGCAGAAGAAGTTTCAGCtgcctccattttttttttctggagatTTATGTGCAAGAATGAATTATGACTCTTTAGCCAGAATGTCGCATAGCTGAAAGCAATCctataaaaacagaacagccAATTTTCTCTCCCAAATGGAAAAACTTAGTTGTGCATTAATTCACTTTGAGGATCACCCAGCAATAATTGTCACACTTTTAAGTACTGACAGTTACGTAACAGAGTGCTGTGAACATTTGTGATAAAAAGCAAAGATGTGTCCTGAAGCTGCAGGAACAAAAtgctttgcacattttctttaacagtCTAGGATAATAGGGAAAAAAACGTAATGGAAAAGAAGTTAATTTTTATCTACTAAAAACTTAATATGTAGCGACAGGAGCGACAtagaaatgtaaattatttgaGCAATAAAGAATCTTCCTCAAGCTccttaaagaaaacagagagcCGGACAAttctcctgcagcaggaagaagCTTTTCTCCACTTTTATGCTCCATCTGCCTCTCTTCACTCTCCTCCTTCCCCCCTCCTTTCACTCCTCTCCATTCGACTCTCTCAGGAACAATCATACTTGGCGATTACCATTCTCTGCCCACCCCGCTTGCTCTGTCATGTCGACTAATTATCGAAGCTCAGTAATTGGCCTTCTAGTTAATTGGCCCACTGTCTGCCAGAACCAACAAAAGGTCGAGCAGAGCAGGACACAGTGGGGACCGGTCCCTTCTCATTGAGTCTCCCTCAGTTCCGAATGCTTTGTGAAGAAGTTGCATAGGTActacacgcacatacacacacacacacacacactttgcgTGTGCTGGTGCCAGCACACGCAAAGTCTTCCTGTCTTCACAAACACTatgcattgacttccattcatttttcattcatttctaaagTCTAATCCTTCCCCTAAATCTTATCATTGAGTATAGGCCTAACTCCAAGTCTAACCCCTAGACCCAAAACAGCCCTACTTCTGTTTTGGGTCATACTCATCTGCGGGGAATGGGCTTTGGATCCCATAACAGATAACAGTAGGTTCTCACAATGTagtatttgcagaaaaatgacCTTACAATTTGAGGaatgctaacacacacacacacacccacgcacacggTCAGACCTGTACATTTCACCTTCTCAGAACCCTCTGTCAGAACGTTTGTGaccttctttcttttattccttAATGTTTGAAGTGCATTGGTTCATTCAGTGACTCTGAGCAGACCAGGCTCTGAGTCATTCACATTGACATTAAACATTCCTCATCAACCCATTTGTTAGGCTGATTGATTATGTGTAACTGGATCTCTGCTGATAAAGGTGAGTGTGTTCATGTGCAGGGGTGTGttgcccccttttttttttcatggaaatgGATACGTCATCACTGGACATTTGTCTTAACTTACTAAAGAATCTAGCAACTGGAGTCTTTGAGTCTCCCATCCTCGCCTCCCCTGAAGGCATGTGAGATCTAAACTGTCCACTTGGGAACTTTCTCCTTTAGCCACCCCCaaccacacgcacacacacacacacacacgcacacacgcacacacacacacgcacacacgcacgtgGACTCACACAGATCCTGCTCCTGTCACTCCTCCCTGACCTCTTCTGGATAGTTTCTGCCTTAAACTTTCATGACATTACTGCTACTACAAACAGCTTTCGactgttaaaaatgtttgtaaaaaaaaattgtaattaaagCTCCACTAAACTACAGCACACTTCTTTATGACCcggaaataaagttaaatatatcttaatgatttttattaaaattgttctTAGAGATCATTCAACTGATTTTCcagattatattatattatatttattatatttccaGATTTTCCAGATGATCGGTGATCAGATTCCCTATTACCATAATTATCTGAATTGCATTTGTTCTattcattaaaactaaaaacacatttttgttcacaAGCACATCAACAACTTCATGTTCTTTAATGTACtttaagtgtcataaaaatcagataaggttttttgaaattttttgacCTGCTATGATTAATCTAATAATCTTGTACTCCATGCTTAATCATGCCACAAATTATAAAGAACTTGCAACACATTTTTGCTTCCTTTATGTATTATACACTGTAGAATGAAAACTTGGTTTtgttcaaaatcacttttggcaggTTTATCCACAATTTGGGCTTTGAATCTGACCAGTGGCTTAGTTAAAttgttctaaaatgttttatgtgagAGGATGCATAGGCTGGTCCTACCTGGAGGCTGCGTGGCGTGGTTCCCGGCAAACTGCATGGGGATGCACAAGTCGTTATCAATGGGGAATTTGTCGCAGGACAGCATCTCTGGCCAGGGGAAGCCGTAGGTCTCCATCACTGGAGCGCAGCTGTCCCTGACGGCCTCGCACAACGAGCGGCAGGGGTAGATGGGCCTGTCTAGACATACGGGCGCAAACAACGAGCACAGAAAGACCTGGGTGTCAGCATGGCACCTTTTGGCCAGGAGGGGCACCCAGCTGCCTGCCTGCTGCTTGACTTCTGGCATGGTCTCGTGATCCAGGAGGTTGGGCAACCTCATCTTCTTGTACCCCACGTTGTGGCACAGGCGCAGGTCAGCTGGTATGTCCACACACTGTGGCTGCTTCGTGTAGAAGCGGCCGTTGTGGAAGTTATCTGACTGCCAGCTGTAGTAGTCATACTCATCTGCGGTTACGATGTTAGGGAGGAGGGAGAAGAGCAACAGGCTCAGTGCCAGGCTGAATAAACCCTGGGTTAATGCCAACCTCGGGATCTTTTGTCCATATGCCATCCTTTTTAGAGTTCAGACCTGCTATTTAAAAAGGATGTATCCAGAAGTCTCCAAGGTAACTCAATGAAGAGACAATCTTCAGAGAAGATTGCAACAAGTGGACAGGCGTATGAACtgtaatccttttttttttgttcttctgagTATGGATATcgcaaacagaaagaaagcacAAGTTTTTAAATCTCTTCTTCCCAGGAGAATCAGCCCTTAAAATCTGTCTTTGTATGAGAGCCTCAGGTAGTTGAAGGGGGTGCAGCAGCCAGAAGTAGGTGAACACGCAGGTAGGACCTCTTATTTCCCCCAAGCTTCTTACTCTACTGCCTTCACCCCCTCTTCATACTGTCTGAAGCCCACTCCTGCTTTCTATCAGTGTGTGGCTGTGAAGAGGAGTACCTAGATTTTAAGAGCTGGTGGTAGCTGCTCTCCTCAGCTGCCTGCCCCCCCAACAGGCTCCCAGACCATTCATCTTCCTACTGGCCTCCCCTGGACTCACTCACAACAGCCTCAGCCAATTGAAACCACAGTGGGAGGCTGCCACTGGTCTTCAAGACACTCCCTCTGCTACTAATTCTCAACAAAATTCCCCCTCTGAAGCAAGTTAACAAGAAAGAATAAGGCAGCAATATTTCACAAGTTCTTCTTGCTGCAGCTGTTTATTccaaaatacaattaaaaaacatattttggttAGATGAACACTCTAAAGATGATGTCATGGAGGCTATCCAACATTGATTAACTCATTGCACACTAAAGAAGCTCCCTTTGCATACAACAAAGGAAGTCTGCTTGGCATTTAAGTCTGTTCACTGCATTAGCTCAAAACAGTCTGGCAGCAAGCCTCTGCTGGCACGGAGAAGCACAAATTTGCAATCACAACTCTCGTGCAAAGGCTTCAGGGGAATGCATGAATGAGGTGAGAGTGAAGGAGTTGCAGCATGGGGGCCGTTACAGAGAGATGGTTGTGTGGCCACAGGTGGCTAGGTGGCACTATGAGCTAATATGCTAATGTGTATTTTGGCTGTGAACCGAGGCACACTACCCCTGTCTCTTTCTATCCATGCTGCTGATGCAGTGAGATCTTTCATCTTTGGAGCAAAGGCTGTACCATTGTGAGCAGGACTTGAGATCTCAGTGCATTCTTGGATCTCTCATTTGATGTGCGTCATGCCTTCATGCATCTTCTCCTCTGAATGAACTCTAAATGCAGGTTTTTGCAAGTTgacattttaccaaaaacaCACCAGGATTGCTAAAACTCAGAAAGAtgacatgattttttttgtattgttcttGTTGAAGGGTCGTGACAGATTAAAAAGAGGGAAATTGGAAATTGAGCACAGGACTGTTTGGAGGtgaaatcagataaaaattaTGCCTTGTATTGTTTCCTTTCCTATTATGCGAAAGATAAAATTCCAGAAAAAGGTGTCTGTTTTCAAAAGGTTAATTCAATAAGATAAaatcaaacagataaaaacttgGCTAAATGTGAGGAAGCTAGCCGCATCCATAatggtcctttttttttatctccgtATGATAAAGTTTTACTGTAACAAGACAGCAGTAGATAACATATTTGCATTCTTTTCTTTAGATTAATATGGACATCTTTCAGGTTTTATCTTCTTGAGGATACAGTTAAAATCATTGCCTTATTGGAGTGTGCGCCAATGCCGCTGATTGATTTTCTTTGGAATCAAAAAGCTGCCGCCAGAGCAAGCACGCGCAGACCTCCCTAAGATCGTTTTTCATACCCTGTAGTGTGGAAAGATCAGATGTCCTCTCCTGATTTTCCCACAGAAATGCTGACGTCATGGCCTGTGAAGTCgatcttaaaaacattttgctttgagTGTTGTTCAAAGAAGGCGTTACTCTGTTAACCTTTGAACTGCAGCTAATCAATATTACTCACAGCTAATAATTTGTGGACGTTACTCCTGCTTGGAGGGCTAGTTTATCCGTGCACACATCACTATCTTTGTGAGGTAACTTGTATGCAAGTTAGTGCAGCAGTGACCCATTTTAAGACTGCCAGCATTTCCTACAGATACAAGCCCAGTGTCCTGCCTTCAAGTCAGCAACAAAAGTGTCTTTCATGGTAATCAATCAACAATGGTTGTCTCCTCTTGTTCTCCTTCCCCATTACTGGCCCCTCTGGCCACCAGCCAATCAATTCCACTCTTAGGTTTCCAGTCCTCTGATTGGCCAGGGGTTATGAGATTAGGTTCAGTCTGTATTGTTGTGCCTAAAGGTTTAGCATGGTTTGAAAAGAGTGTCTCAGCAATTGTATGAGCAAGTGTGAGTGCGTTTGGAGATAGTGAATCTGTGTGTGTCATGGTGATTGTGAAGAGGACAAGCGAGGTGGCCAGCTACGCAGATATGCCCTCCATGAAGAGTTTGAATTTAAAACCACACAAGAAGATAGTAGTGAGGATATGCCCAACAAAAGATGCATGAACATGTTGTATGTCTTTTTCTGACTGAAGTTTCACACAAATAAGTAGAAAAAGACTTCCTAAATGTTGATAGTTGCTGATTTTCTCCAGCCAGTTAAAAGCCAGTTTACTTGTGCAAAGATCCGGCGGTGAGATGTTTTAAACAAGCTGGCCAGAGTCGCCACACGCTTACAACAAACAATTTCCGCATTCTGTGCACAAGACTTGCAGACGTTGTAGGTATGAGTGTCCACAGAAGAGTATTCCTGAGGATGACTAATGTGCTCAAAATACAACTGCCTAAATTTTTGTCactgtttgtaatttatttagagTAGTTTATGTGTAGGCTACAGAAAAGTCTCTAAGTGTACCATGGCTGTGGCTTcattgtaacaaaaaaaaaacaaaaacagtgaaaatcaaatattgttttgtttttttattattgttattattattaaaatagtaCCATACGGTATCATGCAGTGCATTCTGGGCAAAAGTTTCCCCCTGTGTctattaaaagttattaaaagtcAGACTTGCAAAGTTCATTAActcttgttattttttgagGTTTATTGTATTTTGATGTTTGACTTTTAATCAGGATTCCCTTATCTTCTGTGACTCGAAAGCTAATTGCATTAAAAGGATTCAGATGTTCAAATTTACTTTGGAATTTCAACTTTGATTTATGGATCTAAAGTTGAAAAAATTAATTCCATTATAATTGTTAGCATTTATCAATATAAAACGGATGTTTTCACCCTTATTCAGTTGTTATTCCTTTGCAGCCATTTGCTACAGTGACTGATGTTAGGAGGACCCTCACTCTGCCGTTGATGCCTTGTCTAGTACagctttttaaagtcaaaagtcATTGGTCAACATCAAATTTGCAATTATGctgaagaatttttattttcagtaaactGCATCATAAATAAAGGAGAATCAATACCTCTGGTACTGATGTCCCATGACTTTTGCAGAGTAATTACTATGCATTGAAGATGAGCTCATTAAGCTGACTCTATTTCATCCAACTAATAAAGAgtttaagaaaaatactttaaggTGGGGCAACTTGAAAGTTACTTGTTCAGATCTTGGCTTGGTTCTTTTTCTGTGGAATTTGCCTTCTGTTCCAGCATGTGTTTTCATCCAATAAACCGGCTTCCTCTCACTGATAGATACCTTAACACAtcggtggaaaataaaaaatgtttttttttttattttaggtgggAAAGAGCTTGTAACTGCTCGACATTGATCAACATTGACAGTTACATATCAGGAAATTCAGCCGACATTTGTCACAAGAGTTGCCACATGGTTTTCAGCACACTGTATCTTTAATCTACAGTATCAGATTCATTCAGAGAAAAGGTTTGTCTTGTCAGTTTATGGTTGAATAATGAATTAATCAAATTTCTTCaaatactgtatttatttattttttttgcatctatcacgttttttaagaaatattccTACATCTGAAAAGTCTTACAAATGAGTGTATGCAACCAAGAGACTAACTTGTTGATCTTGTTTGCTTCTGTAGCGTATGacttttgtattttgaattATGTTGATAGATTTAAGGTCTGTAAAATTGAGCCTACTCTTATTTATGTTACATCGTTTTATGCTGACTTCTTTAAgtggttttgctttttgcaaAAGTCACTTTTGGCCTTTAggcaaaaaaattacataatacaTTATTTTAGGCAGGTGacaatatttatcttttgttgttgatgctgtttgtttcgTTTTATTGACTGGTAACAGTTACGTGTGGTGTCTGctggtgtttttgtctgtttggctgcatttttacaaaaaactattttacagtttttctgccTGTTTGGTCGCCGTAAAACATTAGCACCAGTGTCAGTATCTGATAAAATATGaagataaaatgtataaatataaaacatgataATTGTGATGTGAAAGCAGTGCTTTCTGCTTTGATCACCTAAAGGTTAGACCATTGTTATTCTCTTTATCTGGACATTAATCAGCCTCTATTATCTCATCTGCAGCTGGTTCCAAATTCTGCTGCCAGAGTTTTGACTGGATCCAGAAATGtgacacatttaatgtttttcatacAGCGCATCCGGAAAGTGTTTCACACGcttcatttttttcaacattttgttatattgcAGGCTTATTACAAGTTGTATAAAATTAATCTCCACAAAATTCTGCACACAAGTACCCCATTTAAAAAGACTTGAGGCCGTAATTTCTGCCAAATGTGCATCgataaattatttaatcaaaagcCATGAATACGTACGGGAATTTTTTTGgctttctatttttaacaaattagcaaaaatctcaaaaacattttttcacattatcaTAATGAGGTATTTTTGAGtcaaattttgaggaaagaTATTCATCTAATACAATTTCAAGTAAGGCTGCAAGAtagcaaaatgtgaagaaaggGAAATCctgtgaatactttccagaGGCACTGTATGATCATTATGTCTCCTACATGTAAATGCACACTATCAACAGAGTCAATTATATTGCAGAGTAGACAGACGAAAATAAGACAGAGATGCATTTCTCCATGACTGTCGGAAATGAGCAGAAATCTGGCAGCATGAGTGTCACCAGGAAATATCGGGCTTGTGTGAAATGTCTGATTCTGCCTCATTTCACCTTTCACTTGGTCTGCCTAAGGCCAGGAACAACTTAGCTGGAGAAGGGGTTGTGGCACATAGTTActaaaatgtgatgaaattatGCTGGAAGATTTTAACACCACTTGGTCACATAGTGCTGAAACCTGTACATGTCAGTCAGTCTGGGCAGTGAGGGATAAAATGTGGTTTCAGCTCTTTCTGTTTGACTGGAGATTCATTTCTTGGTCAATCTTACCTTTGCTGTGGTGTCTGTCTTCCCTCAGTGGTCAACTTAAACCTTTACTAGCCTTCAGCCTCCCTTTGTTTGATTCTTCATTGGGTTCCATGACAGGGAGCTGCTCAAAGCTCCCTGTCATGGAACCCAATACAAGGAGACATACAGAAGAAAGGCTGACCCAAACTATCCTGCGTGTTAACAGTAAAATCTTTGAGTGACAGGAAACATGTCTGAATACATacatatgcaaaaaaaaaaaaaaaaaaaaaaaaaaaaaaaagagaagcagtaTTTCTTTGACAAACTGTCAATTTTAACTGAGCTAACAATGATGGCTGTCCTCTGGATTCTGGATAATACTTGTTACCAATGTGTTAAAATTCTGAGATTTGCAGTGTGTGTAACCGGATGGTTGTCGCCATTTTGTACATCTCATCTCTATGAAAACGTGGCGCTTCCTCAAGCTGCACAATGAATGCTTAATGTCCGGTTGAGGCTGGATGACCTGAGTGTTGTCATCAGATACTAGATGTAACTCATAAAGTAAATTGTAATCTAACTTAGTTccttttgaaataaagtaatcAGCAAAGCTTTCTATTTTAAAGCATTAATTAATAATCTGTAGTTGGATTACATGTTAGATTACTGTGGCAACactgcatgtcatttttttttcatataaaagctaaaataagaTGCAAGCATTTTGATTTATTCCCCTTTACTCCAATACATCTAACAATTCCAGGAGAACCatctgcatttttacatttaaaagtccaagaaaatacagtacaagtataaacacaaatatcaaagAACAAAGAACTACTACTGAGAAGAATAAAATGGTACAGGTCTGATGTAGTGAATGAACATTCAGAAAACGTATTGCTGTAAGCAGTCAGAGCTGTGATGGGGATTCAACAGGGGTTCATGAAACCATGTACGAAAGGATCTCCAGCTACGTAATCTGAGTACTATCTGATCAAAGGGAAAAGGGAAGAAAGGACTTTGAAGTTTTCTCTTCCAACACATGTCCACATCCACTGTCACATCAAGCAATACAAAGGATTTCTCCCTCCTGGGTCAGCTGGGAAATGTCTGCCTCATGTTCTCTGGATCTCAGGCTCTCAGGAAGCAGGCTAGATAACAGCCCAACTCCCTATCTATCAAATGAGCTGCACCCATCAGCCTTTAAGACCAGCCTGGTTACTATGAGGAAGGAGTGCAGGCAATACGGGTCTGTCTGACATGCAATAATATTTGATGGATATCGCTGGTTCTCCTGAGATCTCTGATCAACATAAAAGCATATGAAATAAAGCAATTACTTGATGGTTTTAGAACTGGAGGTTCCCAAGTAGACAGCTAGTGAACAGAAAAGCTAAGGATTTACATAAAAAGGTTCCCTCTCAGGAATGTTTGTAGCCAGAGAAACTGGCAAAGGTGATGAAGACTAATTCAAGGATCTTTCAAAAACACTCTCAGATGAAATAAGCTTTCCGATGAGCACAAATTTTGCACGCATGCAGCATGGAGT from Gambusia affinis linkage group LG13, SWU_Gaff_1.0, whole genome shotgun sequence includes:
- the sfrp5 gene encoding secreted frizzled-related protein 5, which produces MAYGQKIPRLALTQGLFSLALSLLLFSLLPNIVTADEYDYYSWQSDNFHNGRFYTKQPQCVDIPADLRLCHNVGYKKMRLPNLLDHETMPEVKQQAGSWVPLLAKRCHADTQVFLCSLFAPVCLDRPIYPCRSLCEAVRDSCAPVMETYGFPWPEMLSCDKFPIDNDLCIPMQFAGNHATQPPVSKVCPPCDNELKTDNIMEHYCASDFVLKMKIKEVKKEKGDRKLIAAQKKKKVLKQGVLRKKDLKKLTLYIKNGANCPCSQLENLGSNFLIMGRKVDQQLLLMSIHKWDKKSKELKFAIKYMKSHQCPSYHTVFQ